The following coding sequences are from one Odontesthes bonariensis isolate fOdoBon6 chromosome 10, fOdoBon6.hap1, whole genome shotgun sequence window:
- the LOC142390415 gene encoding putative beta-lactamase-like 1 isoform X1 produces the protein MKVKWTMLGMIVFFLLSVVMTCCFIWQYKMPKVSPVDVVVEEAAVEQMCPRFPEPVPLRHPISSLKVALGKIDVLLRSSIHTTMLPAISAIVVLNDSILWNGNFGKKNISDPSYNAPNEHTVYRIASLSKIFPTLMLYKLWEDGIVDSLDDPLEKYAGNFTIKNPLGESGRPASSSVRTLGSHLPALSLRRLASQLSGLPRRLRSTNLLWNGDTQAALDLLRDDVLVADPGTKCHYSNVAFSLLANILAQMVVGSDFETWVSNNLLEPLRMENTGFNLTPTIQRLMAVGVYKNGQPAPLYDLGWYRPAGQMYSTAADMAKLMMALLGTYSGQRSLLRPDTLKTMLTPLVRCHSGYFANSTGTPWEINEQFGYDVVRKDGDLDGFAATLSLVPRLKLGLVILMAGVRPAEKELVSQAYGYLIPAVENAFREAQQMIRAPPDPAPYVGFFTYKNMTFYEVKTDSVGVLVLQQFGPQVDTTVPSKYRNIRLDYLQDRVFRVVFERPYPCKMKINSASASLETRDRQLFNFHLFNKKGMSPGFDSPALNTYRVMRIAGRPYFPS, from the exons AGTTTCACCCGTTG ATGTGGTTGTAGAAGAAGCTGCAGTAGAGCAGATGTGCCCTCGCTTCCCAGAGCCTGTGCCCCTCAGACACCCTATATCATCACTGAAGGTGGCCTTAGGAAAG ATAGATGTTCTCCTGAGGTCAAGCATTCACACCACTATGCTGCCAGCGATATCAGCCATTGTGGTTTTAAATGACTCTATTCTGTGGAATGGAAATTTTGGCAAGAAGAACATCAGTGACCCCTCCTACAATGCACCAAATGAACACACAGTGTACAG AATTGCAAGCCTTTCTAAAATCTTTCCAACACTGATGTTATATAAACTGTGGGAGGACGGAATTGTGGACTCACTGGATGACCCTTTGGAGAAGTACGCAGGCAACTTCACCATCAAAAACCCACTCGGGGAAAGTGGGAGGCCAGCATCCTCATCAGTCAGGACTCTGGGAAGCCACTTGCCTGCACTGAGCCTGCGCAGGTTGGccagccagctctctg GGTTACCCAGAAGATTACGCTCAACCAATCTACTTTGGAATGGAGACACACAAGCAGCCCTTGATTTGCTACGGGACGATGTACTTGTGGCAGATCCAGGCACCAA ATGCCATTACAGCAATGTTGCTTTTTCCTTACTGGCCAACATCTTGGCCCAGATGGTGGTAGGTTCAGACTTTGAGACCTGGGTTTCTAACAACCTTTTGGAGCCACTCAGAATGGAAAACACTGGTTTCAACTTGACTCCAACAATTCAAAGGCTGATGGCTGTGGGTGTTTACAAAAATGGACAGCCAGCTCCCCTTTACGACCTTGGCTGGTACCGGCCTGCAGGTCAAATGTATTCCACAGCAGCTGACATGGCCAAACTAATGATGGCTCTTCTCGGCACATACAGCGGCCAGAGGAGCCTGCTTCGCCCGGACACTCTGAAAACCATGCTGACGCCACTTGTCCGATGCCACAGCGGCTACTTTGCCAACTCCACCGGTACACCATGGGAGATCAATGAGCAGTTTGGCTATGACGTGGTGAGGAAGGACGGCGACCTGGATGGATTTGCAGCCACCCTCTCTCTGGTCCCACGGCTCAAGCTGGGGCTGGTTATCTTGATGGCTGGGGTACGGCCGGCAGAAAAGGAGCTTGTGAGCCAGGCCTACGGCTATCTAATCCCTGCAGTAGAGAATGCTTTCAGGGAGGCTCAACAAATGATCAGAGCCCCGCCTGACCCAGCTCCATATGTTGGCTTTTTTACTTACAAGAATATGACTTTCTATGAGGTTAAGACTGATTCCGTCGGGGTGCTGGTTCTGCAACAATTTGGACCACAGGTGGACACAACTGTGCCATCCAAGTACCGAAATATAAGGCTAGATTACCTACAAGACagggtgttcagggtggtgtttGAGAGACCATACCCTTGCAAGATGAAGATTAACAGTGCCTCGGCCTCCCTGGAGACACGGGACAGACAGCTCTTCAACTTTCATCTTTTCAACAAGAAAGGCATGTCACCAGGGTTTGACTCCCCAGCACTCAACACATACAGGGTGATGAGGATAGCTGGCAGACCATACTTCCCTTCATAA
- the LOC142390415 gene encoding putative beta-lactamase-like 1 isoform X2 — protein MKVKWTMLGMIVFFLLSVVMTCCFIWQYKMPKLKADVVVEEAAVEQMCPRFPEPVPLRHPISSLKVALGKIDVLLRSSIHTTMLPAISAIVVLNDSILWNGNFGKKNISDPSYNAPNEHTVYRIASLSKIFPTLMLYKLWEDGIVDSLDDPLEKYAGNFTIKNPLGESGRPASSSVRTLGSHLPALSLRRLASQLSGLPRRLRSTNLLWNGDTQAALDLLRDDVLVADPGTKCHYSNVAFSLLANILAQMVVGSDFETWVSNNLLEPLRMENTGFNLTPTIQRLMAVGVYKNGQPAPLYDLGWYRPAGQMYSTAADMAKLMMALLGTYSGQRSLLRPDTLKTMLTPLVRCHSGYFANSTGTPWEINEQFGYDVVRKDGDLDGFAATLSLVPRLKLGLVILMAGVRPAEKELVSQAYGYLIPAVENAFREAQQMIRAPPDPAPYVGFFTYKNMTFYEVKTDSVGVLVLQQFGPQVDTTVPSKYRNIRLDYLQDRVFRVVFERPYPCKMKINSASASLETRDRQLFNFHLFNKKGMSPGFDSPALNTYRVMRIAGRPYFPS, from the exons ATGTGGTTGTAGAAGAAGCTGCAGTAGAGCAGATGTGCCCTCGCTTCCCAGAGCCTGTGCCCCTCAGACACCCTATATCATCACTGAAGGTGGCCTTAGGAAAG ATAGATGTTCTCCTGAGGTCAAGCATTCACACCACTATGCTGCCAGCGATATCAGCCATTGTGGTTTTAAATGACTCTATTCTGTGGAATGGAAATTTTGGCAAGAAGAACATCAGTGACCCCTCCTACAATGCACCAAATGAACACACAGTGTACAG AATTGCAAGCCTTTCTAAAATCTTTCCAACACTGATGTTATATAAACTGTGGGAGGACGGAATTGTGGACTCACTGGATGACCCTTTGGAGAAGTACGCAGGCAACTTCACCATCAAAAACCCACTCGGGGAAAGTGGGAGGCCAGCATCCTCATCAGTCAGGACTCTGGGAAGCCACTTGCCTGCACTGAGCCTGCGCAGGTTGGccagccagctctctg GGTTACCCAGAAGATTACGCTCAACCAATCTACTTTGGAATGGAGACACACAAGCAGCCCTTGATTTGCTACGGGACGATGTACTTGTGGCAGATCCAGGCACCAA ATGCCATTACAGCAATGTTGCTTTTTCCTTACTGGCCAACATCTTGGCCCAGATGGTGGTAGGTTCAGACTTTGAGACCTGGGTTTCTAACAACCTTTTGGAGCCACTCAGAATGGAAAACACTGGTTTCAACTTGACTCCAACAATTCAAAGGCTGATGGCTGTGGGTGTTTACAAAAATGGACAGCCAGCTCCCCTTTACGACCTTGGCTGGTACCGGCCTGCAGGTCAAATGTATTCCACAGCAGCTGACATGGCCAAACTAATGATGGCTCTTCTCGGCACATACAGCGGCCAGAGGAGCCTGCTTCGCCCGGACACTCTGAAAACCATGCTGACGCCACTTGTCCGATGCCACAGCGGCTACTTTGCCAACTCCACCGGTACACCATGGGAGATCAATGAGCAGTTTGGCTATGACGTGGTGAGGAAGGACGGCGACCTGGATGGATTTGCAGCCACCCTCTCTCTGGTCCCACGGCTCAAGCTGGGGCTGGTTATCTTGATGGCTGGGGTACGGCCGGCAGAAAAGGAGCTTGTGAGCCAGGCCTACGGCTATCTAATCCCTGCAGTAGAGAATGCTTTCAGGGAGGCTCAACAAATGATCAGAGCCCCGCCTGACCCAGCTCCATATGTTGGCTTTTTTACTTACAAGAATATGACTTTCTATGAGGTTAAGACTGATTCCGTCGGGGTGCTGGTTCTGCAACAATTTGGACCACAGGTGGACACAACTGTGCCATCCAAGTACCGAAATATAAGGCTAGATTACCTACAAGACagggtgttcagggtggtgtttGAGAGACCATACCCTTGCAAGATGAAGATTAACAGTGCCTCGGCCTCCCTGGAGACACGGGACAGACAGCTCTTCAACTTTCATCTTTTCAACAAGAAAGGCATGTCACCAGGGTTTGACTCCCCAGCACTCAACACATACAGGGTGATGAGGATAGCTGGCAGACCATACTTCCCTTCATAA